In Ostrea edulis chromosome 10, xbOstEdul1.1, whole genome shotgun sequence, one genomic interval encodes:
- the LOC125665754 gene encoding reticulophagy regulator 3-like encodes MSRDTEVYSESYSRETEEMFRELLNPIEPLIMKMQSLLVWERPNKSAVMFLAIHVIFWFIGRNGCQFYFCISTIMAIMFFIYTWRKWIWPEIRVPPPIPEDPDSWTPVHVRLLSVPEICQHIAQIWIFMSNNISCWLAFRKDHHFLFTCLNGSFLLLFAAFGRLISGLMLTYIIVMSLMLWPCVLYNNLFQKIYLSLEPVLMRLDYSLKIRPWIWRNREAQKSANFGSIGTTTQDSDSESEELMPTRDPKVTAALARAITDSEDEGMVMSDTPTSRLSKESSNNLIDEQEDFSDNSDIEAEFARGLGKMPSLDDHLTDDEIPEPTLPQERNDEMKFVSSHFGDSTDDELEDTKLGRHMKFPDVLDLSLVEPSAGIRETANQIVSSVMGNALSGITNLAQKAIATETKGHDADVADGKEAMGQRSSVHQCSTDLSDIDIAEEFDFLDEYEDEQS; translated from the exons ATGTCGCGAGATACTGAAGTATACTCGGAAAGCTATTCCCGTGAGACGGAGGAGATGTTTCGTGAATTGTTGAATCCAATTGAGCCGTTGATCATGAAAATGCAGTCGTTGTTGGTTTGGGAGAGACCAAATAAGAGCGCTGTGATGTTTTTGGCCATACATGTGATATTTTG GTTTATAGGGAGGAATGGctgtcagttttatttttgtattagtACAATAATGGCCATCATGTTTTTCATATACACTTGGAGAAAATGGATATGGCCTGAAATTAGAG ttcCCCCACCAATACCAGAGGATCCAGACAG TTGGACCCCTGTGCATGTTCGTCTATTGAGTGTACCAGAAATCTGCCAGCACATAGCACAGATCTGGATTTTCATGTCAAACAACATCAGCTGCTGGCTTGCTTTCAGGAAAGATCACCATTTCTTG TTTACCTGCCTGAATGGCTCATTCTTGCTGCTGTTTGCTGCATTTGGACGGTTAATTTCCGGTTTGATGTTAACGTATATAATTG TGATGTCACTGATGCTGTGGCCTTGTGTCCTGTACAACAACTTGTTTCAGAAAATCTACCTGAGCCTGGAGCCTGTGTTAATGAGACTGGATTACAGTCTGAAGATCAGGCCCTGGATCTGGAGGA ACCGAGAagctcagaaatcagcaaactTTGGCAGCATTGGTACAACAACGCAGGATTCGGACAGTGAGTCTGAGGAACTCATGCCAACACGGGACCCCAAGGTCACAGCAGCACTGGCTCGAGCTATCACAGACTCGGAGGATGAGGGCATGGTGATGTCCGACACCCCCACGTCCAGACTTTCAAAAGAATCTTCAAACAACCTGATTGATGAGCAGGAAGATTTTT CTGATAATTCTGACATTGAAGCCGAGTTTGCTAGAGGTTTGGGTAAGATGCCCTCCCTCGATGACCACTTGACAGATGATGAAATACCTGAGCCTACTTTACCACAAGAGAGAAATGACGAGATGAAGTTCGTATCGTCCCATTTTGGTGATTCAACAGATGATGAATTAGAAGATACAAAACTAGGTAGACACATGAAATTCCCTGATGTACTAGACCTTTCATTGGTTGAACCTTCAGCAGGAATTCGTgaaacagccaatcaaattgtgtCTTCTGTGATGGGAAATGCTTTATCAGGAATCACAAATCTAGCTCAAAAGGCAATTGCAACTGAAACTAAAGGCCATGATGCAGATGTGGCTGATGGAAAAGAGGCtatgggtcaaaggtcatcggtacATCAGTGTTCTACAGATTTAAGTGACATTGATATTGCAGAGGAGTTTGACTTTCTGGACGAATATGAAGATGAGCAGAGTTAA
- the LOC125665755 gene encoding uncharacterized protein LOC125665755, with protein MRVLLCLTVIVAMVAADNFELDLNQDTVVLKQGTTCYFWRLNKHELESVQSPTGIYEIEAKYHHLLSAHTHFGDLADMSIYSTAVQSMCAGTTLKTYSHH; from the exons ATGAGAGTTCTACTTTGC CTTACAGTTATTGTGGCCATGGTGGCGGCGGATAATTTCGAACTGGACCTAAACCAG GATACGGTCGTCTTGAAACAGGGGACCACTTGTTACTTCTGGAGGTTAAACAAGCATGAGCTTGAATCTGTTCAAAGCCCTACAGGGATTTACGAAATAGAG gCAAAATACCACCACCTACTCAGTGCTCATACTCATTTTGGAGATTTGGCTGATATGAGTATTTATTCAACAGCGGTCCAAAGCATGTGCGCAGGCACCACACTTAAAACATACAGTCATCACTAG